The Deltaproteobacteria bacterium genome has a window encoding:
- a CDS encoding alpha/beta hydrolase, whose amino-acid sequence MGAPFVRGRFEELPELPRVPHPYGRTTARDVSVHSKHFGDVRIHLREHGNGPPLLLVHGLMTTSYSYRYVLERLGQKHRLLIPDLPGCGQSDKPDTTYGPAALATFLGEFVDALGIRGCVTVGNSMGGYLCMRAVLRDPTIFSKLVNVHSPAFPELRLRAMNALLQVPGVAAGLSAFVQRDVLRWAHRNVHYFDESLKSLEEAHAYGDPLATPEGMRAFTRYLRDAMSALGLAEFSSELQQRKVQNLPFPIPLCLIYARHDPLVPASVGARLAPLVPDAQLHWLEDTSHFAHVDTPGPVADLVEMFFAS is encoded by the coding sequence ATGGGCGCGCCGTTCGTCCGCGGCCGCTTCGAGGAGCTGCCCGAGCTCCCGCGCGTGCCGCACCCGTACGGGCGAACGACCGCGCGCGACGTCTCGGTGCATTCGAAACATTTTGGTGATGTCCGGATCCACCTGCGCGAGCACGGCAACGGCCCGCCGCTGCTGCTCGTGCACGGCCTGATGACCACCAGCTACTCGTATCGCTACGTGCTCGAGCGGCTGGGCCAGAAGCATCGATTGCTGATTCCCGACTTGCCCGGCTGCGGCCAGAGCGACAAGCCGGACACGACCTACGGCCCCGCAGCGCTGGCGACGTTCCTCGGCGAGTTCGTGGACGCGCTCGGCATTCGCGGCTGCGTGACGGTCGGCAACTCGATGGGCGGCTATCTGTGCATGCGCGCTGTCCTGCGCGATCCGACGATCTTCTCCAAACTGGTGAACGTGCACTCGCCGGCGTTTCCCGAGCTGCGGCTCCGCGCGATGAACGCGCTCCTGCAAGTGCCTGGCGTCGCCGCGGGGCTCTCGGCCTTCGTGCAGCGCGACGTGCTGCGCTGGGCGCACCGCAACGTGCACTACTTCGACGAGAGCTTGAAGTCGCTCGAGGAAGCCCACGCCTACGGCGACCCGCTCGCGACGCCCGAGGGCATGCGCGCGTTCACGCGCTACCTCCGCGACGCGATGTCGGCGCTTGGGCTGGCCGAGTTCTCGAGCGAGCTGCAGCAGCGCAAGGTGCAGAACCTGCCCTTCCCCATTCCGCTCTGCCTGATCTACGCGCGGCACGATCCGCTGGTTCCCGCGAGCGTGGGCGCGCGGCTGGCGCCGCTCGTTCCCGACGCGCAGCTGCACTGGCTCGAGGACACCTCGCACTTCGCGCACGTGGACACGCCGGGCCCCGTGGCGGACCTCGTGGAGATGTTCTTCGCCAGCTGA
- a CDS encoding PilZ domain-containing protein encodes MSQKRFVPRARRRLPMSIQGVRTFTQDLSPGGLCVELARALLPGTSVHGALEMNGERFDFTGQVAWARAAEPRLSVRARVGIRFTGIANAFYLRFAAI; translated from the coding sequence ATGAGCCAGAAGCGCTTCGTCCCTCGGGCCCGCCGCCGCTTGCCGATGTCGATTCAGGGCGTGCGCACCTTCACGCAGGATCTCTCGCCCGGCGGCTTGTGCGTCGAGCTCGCGCGGGCGCTCTTGCCGGGGACGTCGGTTCACGGCGCGCTGGAGATGAACGGCGAGCGCTTCGACTTCACCGGGCAGGTGGCCTGGGCCCGCGCCGCCGAGCCGCGGCTCTCCGTGCGCGCGCGCGTGGGCATCCGCTTCACCGGCATCGCGAACGCGTTCTACCTGCGCTTCGCCGCGATCTAA
- a CDS encoding protein tyrosine phosphatase has product MHALIALLLLAAPKVDTTALELGDRAVKLVSHDAGPGPLMVNVHDDENTAVDAALAVIAKRGGRVVELQHTGARLITFQLASAKYIADPNRIFTARGVPATLHKYGATSKDAEAAVAAFAKALLGKLDPPAGWPLIALHNNTPELSYSILSYQPGGADAGEAGEVFVNPKRNANDFLLVTERKHFDALKARGFNVVLQSDKPATDDGSLSVYCGQQKRAYVNVEAQHGHLAEQTEMIDALYDAVAPK; this is encoded by the coding sequence ATGCACGCGTTGATTGCCCTGCTGCTGCTGGCCGCTCCCAAGGTCGACACGACCGCGCTCGAGCTCGGCGACCGCGCGGTGAAGCTCGTCTCGCACGACGCCGGGCCGGGGCCGTTGATGGTGAACGTGCACGACGACGAGAACACGGCCGTCGACGCCGCGCTCGCGGTCATCGCCAAGCGCGGCGGACGCGTGGTGGAGCTGCAGCACACCGGCGCGCGGCTGATCACGTTTCAGCTCGCGAGCGCGAAGTACATCGCGGATCCGAATCGGATCTTCACGGCCAGGGGCGTGCCCGCGACGCTGCACAAGTACGGCGCGACGTCGAAGGATGCGGAGGCGGCAGTGGCCGCGTTCGCGAAGGCGCTGCTGGGCAAGCTGGATCCGCCCGCGGGCTGGCCGCTCATCGCGCTGCACAACAACACGCCGGAGCTGAGCTACTCGATCCTCAGCTACCAGCCCGGCGGCGCGGACGCAGGTGAAGCAGGCGAAGTCTTCGTGAATCCGAAGCGCAACGCGAACGACTTCCTTCTGGTGACGGAGCGCAAGCACTTCGACGCGCTCAAGGCGCGCGGGTTCAACGTGGTGCTCCAGAGCGACAAGCCCGCGACCGATGACGGATCGCTCTCGGTTTACTGCGGCCAGCAGAAGCGCGCGTACGTGAACGTGGAGGCGCAGCACGGGCACCTCGCGGAGCAGACGGAGATGATCGACGCGCTGTACGACGCGGTGGCGCCGAAGTAG
- a CDS encoding Spy/CpxP family protein refolding chaperone, producing the protein MKNRNVLVAALGATAFVLLCGFSCGRPTPERAKRYVDMRIDDALEDLKATPDQKTKIHGIVDGLFPEAVSLYQQHKTTRVEVTNILAEDKVDAPRLHAIADQRLEAFRGFLHKAIDGVVAAHDVLNPTQRAELVQKARERQKEEE; encoded by the coding sequence ATGAAGAATCGAAACGTCCTCGTCGCCGCGCTGGGCGCGACGGCATTCGTGCTGCTGTGCGGTTTCTCGTGTGGCCGCCCGACGCCCGAGCGCGCCAAGCGCTACGTGGACATGCGCATCGATGACGCGCTCGAAGATCTGAAGGCCACGCCGGATCAGAAGACCAAGATCCACGGCATCGTCGATGGGCTCTTCCCCGAGGCGGTGTCGCTGTACCAGCAGCACAAGACGACACGCGTGGAGGTCACCAACATCCTCGCCGAGGACAAGGTCGACGCGCCGCGCCTCCACGCCATCGCCGACCAGCGCCTCGAGGCCTTCCGCGGCTTCTTGCACAAGGCCATCGACGGCGTGGTCGCCGCGCATGACGTGCTCAACCCCACCCAGCGCGCGGAGCTGGTGCAGAAGGCGCGCGAGCGGCAGAAGGAAGAGGAGTAA
- a CDS encoding helix-turn-helix transcriptional regulator, which translates to MPKKPAAAAPVLDPPSLIERARLALHLDKRELAKALGMSPRTVYRWKARMAWPRKETLRELAVKLHPVDPALASDLAVAGGTTSAAMGLMDRVKVAPGALAAESVVGAAADVLGLPPKGVRPAVVAALHRAQALGVSVEALLAALEQP; encoded by the coding sequence ATGCCCAAGAAGCCTGCCGCCGCGGCCCCCGTGCTCGATCCGCCGAGCCTCATCGAGCGCGCCCGGCTGGCGCTCCACCTGGACAAGCGGGAGCTCGCCAAGGCGCTGGGGATGTCGCCGCGCACCGTGTACCGCTGGAAGGCGCGCATGGCCTGGCCGCGCAAGGAGACGCTGCGAGAGCTGGCGGTGAAGCTGCACCCGGTGGATCCCGCGCTCGCGTCGGACCTCGCCGTGGCGGGGGGAACCACCAGCGCCGCCATGGGGCTGATGGACCGGGTGAAGGTGGCGCCGGGCGCGCTGGCCGCGGAGTCGGTGGTGGGCGCGGCCGCCGACGTGCTCGGCTTGCCGCCCAAGGGGGTGCGGCCCGCGGTGGTGGCGGCGCTGCACCGGGCGCAGGCGCTGGGGGTGTCGGTGGAGGCGCTGCTCGCGGCGCTGGAGCAGCCATGA
- a CDS encoding thioredoxin family protein, giving the protein MSRPAIFAELELDAALAQAASEKKLLLVDATASWCGPCKTMDRTTWVDPAVIDALREKALAIQIDVDAKADVAKKLNIMAMPTVIAFRDGAEIDRVVGLHPRDELLAWLDGLAHGETSLQRQRAEVASNPGDMQERMALAQMLVSANQLDEATKEYLWLWEHMLEHEPAMKGVRRSFLVMELYDLAAKHPPAREALARVRDAVAPRERTALRAEGLADWFSLNDALGERSRGLEWFDATRPKAGDDKLLAWLLESQVVPMLIEANRWADAGALFAQPLKTLEEAVALLNQADHMPSDTPPGFREFATKNLREVAGQLVRALRAAHRDEEAKAVAAEARKLDDSAEMSAALGDAESEPV; this is encoded by the coding sequence ATGTCGCGTCCGGCAATCTTCGCGGAGCTCGAGCTCGACGCTGCGCTCGCGCAAGCCGCCTCGGAGAAGAAGCTGCTGCTCGTCGATGCCACCGCGAGCTGGTGCGGGCCGTGCAAGACGATGGATCGCACCACCTGGGTGGATCCGGCGGTGATCGATGCGCTGCGCGAGAAGGCGCTGGCGATCCAGATCGACGTCGATGCCAAGGCCGACGTCGCCAAGAAGCTCAACATCATGGCCATGCCCACCGTGATCGCGTTTCGCGACGGTGCGGAGATCGATCGCGTCGTGGGGTTGCACCCGCGCGATGAGCTGCTGGCGTGGCTCGACGGGCTCGCGCACGGCGAAACGTCCCTTCAGCGGCAACGCGCAGAAGTCGCGTCGAACCCCGGCGACATGCAGGAGCGCATGGCCCTGGCGCAGATGCTGGTCTCGGCAAACCAGCTCGACGAGGCAACGAAGGAGTACCTCTGGCTCTGGGAGCACATGCTCGAGCACGAACCGGCGATGAAAGGTGTACGGCGCTCGTTCCTGGTGATGGAGCTCTACGATCTGGCCGCGAAGCATCCTCCTGCCCGCGAGGCGCTGGCCAGAGTCCGCGACGCAGTGGCCCCGCGTGAACGCACGGCGCTTCGCGCCGAGGGCCTGGCCGACTGGTTCTCACTGAACGATGCCCTCGGCGAGAGAAGTCGAGGGCTGGAGTGGTTCGACGCCACTCGACCGAAGGCAGGCGATGACAAGCTTCTCGCGTGGCTGCTCGAGTCGCAGGTGGTGCCGATGTTGATCGAGGCGAACCGCTGGGCCGACGCGGGGGCGTTGTTCGCTCAGCCTCTGAAGACGCTCGAAGAGGCCGTGGCGTTGCTGAACCAGGCGGATCATATGCCGTCCGATACGCCGCCCGGGTTTCGCGAATTCGCAACGAAGAATCTGCGGGAAGTGGCGGGTCAGCTCGTCCGTGCACTTCGCGCCGCCCATCGCGACGAAGAGGCAAAGGCCGTCGCCGCCGAAGCTCGCAAGCTCGACGACTCCGCCGAGATGTCCGCCGCACTCGGCGACGCCGAGTCCGAGCCGGTGTGA
- a CDS encoding PAS domain-containing protein has product MLFELVRLLRDHQESYVDRLVSRIASALPAYARMEGVELRESVAGFTAELIQAVETGDAGKLTQRLIENSQSRVNQGLSLAEYMRALFLAPGVCREMLREIGPKNDPNAAKAFSALEEKLHEITALAADIYTETAARQLRAKNLELNRLNQALEAREKALQAEGVKVSRALASANEFNSRVIQSLSSGVLVVDHATRKLTLYSQRMEGIFDLPAEEVLGKEGPEAFARIKGIDHALIIKTVQATGRFPLTKLSLTSAQGRKRTVFVRAQRMYGPDGEIEGTVFVADDVTERELLIDSFSRYVSRDLVTRLLSRSGEPLGLEGERRTCTVLFADIRGFTGIAEHLPPEALHRLLNDYLHVMVESIVEQGGFIDKFVGDKVMALFTGPRSDADSAHAAIEAARAILVRIAAQNASRVGGGERPIEVGIGINTGPVVVGNVGDEARMDFTAIGDAVNVADRLQSLAKGAEILVGGMTASLVQGKVAFEDRGAQQVKGRAAPVPVHAVRPQVGG; this is encoded by the coding sequence ATGCTCTTCGAACTCGTCCGGCTCCTGCGCGATCACCAGGAGAGCTACGTCGACCGCCTGGTGAGCCGCATCGCCTCGGCGCTCCCTGCCTACGCGCGCATGGAGGGCGTGGAGCTCCGCGAGAGCGTGGCCGGCTTCACCGCGGAGCTCATCCAGGCGGTCGAGACCGGCGACGCCGGCAAGCTCACCCAGCGCCTCATCGAGAACTCGCAGTCCCGGGTGAACCAGGGCTTGAGCCTGGCGGAGTACATGCGCGCCCTCTTCCTCGCGCCCGGCGTGTGCCGGGAGATGCTCCGCGAGATCGGCCCCAAGAATGACCCCAACGCGGCCAAGGCCTTCAGCGCGCTGGAGGAGAAGCTGCACGAGATCACCGCGCTGGCCGCCGACATCTACACCGAGACCGCCGCCCGCCAGCTCCGCGCCAAGAACCTGGAGCTCAACCGGCTCAACCAGGCGCTGGAGGCGCGCGAGAAGGCGCTCCAGGCCGAGGGCGTGAAGGTGAGCCGCGCCCTGGCCTCGGCCAACGAGTTCAACTCGCGGGTGATCCAGAGCCTGTCCTCGGGCGTGCTGGTGGTCGACCACGCCACCCGCAAGCTCACCCTCTACAGCCAGCGCATGGAGGGCATCTTCGACCTCCCCGCCGAGGAGGTGCTCGGCAAGGAGGGGCCCGAGGCGTTCGCGCGCATCAAGGGCATCGACCACGCGCTGATCATCAAGACCGTGCAGGCCACCGGTCGCTTTCCGCTCACCAAGCTGAGCCTCACCAGCGCCCAGGGTCGCAAGCGCACCGTGTTCGTGCGCGCCCAGCGCATGTACGGGCCCGACGGAGAGATCGAAGGAACGGTCTTCGTGGCCGATGACGTGACCGAGCGCGAGCTGCTCATCGACAGCTTCAGCCGCTACGTCTCCCGCGACCTGGTGACGCGCCTCTTGAGCCGCTCGGGGGAGCCGCTCGGCCTGGAGGGCGAGCGGCGCACCTGCACCGTGCTCTTCGCCGACATCCGCGGGTTCACCGGCATCGCCGAGCACTTGCCGCCCGAGGCGCTGCACCGGCTGCTCAACGATTATTTGCACGTGATGGTGGAGAGCATCGTCGAGCAGGGTGGGTTCATCGACAAGTTCGTGGGCGACAAGGTCATGGCGCTCTTCACCGGGCCTCGCAGCGACGCCGACTCGGCCCATGCGGCCATCGAGGCGGCGCGGGCCATCCTGGTGCGCATCGCCGCGCAGAACGCGTCGCGCGTGGGCGGGGGCGAGCGGCCCATCGAGGTGGGCATCGGCATCAACACCGGCCCGGTGGTGGTGGGCAACGTGGGCGACGAGGCGCGCATGGACTTCACCGCCATCGGCGACGCGGTGAACGTGGCCGACCGGCTGCAGTCGCTGGCCAAGGGCGCGGAGATCCTGGTGGGCGGCATGACCGCCTCGCTGGTGCAGGGCAAGGTGGCGTTCGAGGACCGCGGCGCGCAGCAGGTGAAGGGCCGGGCCGCGCCGGTGCCCGTGCACGCCGTGCGGCCGCAGGTCGGGGGCTGA
- a CDS encoding diguanylate cyclase, which translates to MAPDGGSGDLVTQRKLLLVDDDPASLTLLREGLSNGPYNFVEAHDGRSALVKLRDERPDLVLMDVEMPGLGGVETCRIIKANSGQNGFGFIPVILMTARAGSGKVEGLELGADDYLVKPIETAELAARVKSMLRLKALQDELANKVRELEQAQTTLQRQANELTMLSRLDPLTQLFNRRYFEERFHAEFSRSKRYRSPLALMMIDLDHFKQVNDTRGHPAGDKVLKEIAARVRTTLRDVDLVARYGGEEIIALLPETGPEEGRRAGERIRAAVAGAPVEIADQEPLGVTCSVGLAWYPARQLEDHESLLRAADDALYRAKKAGRNRVAFHEE; encoded by the coding sequence GTGGCGCCCGATGGTGGGTCGGGAGATCTGGTGACGCAGCGCAAGCTCCTGCTGGTCGACGACGATCCCGCGAGCCTCACGCTCCTGCGCGAGGGGCTCTCGAACGGCCCCTACAACTTCGTCGAGGCCCACGACGGCCGCAGCGCCCTGGTGAAGCTCCGCGACGAGCGCCCGGACCTCGTGCTCATGGACGTGGAGATGCCCGGCCTGGGCGGCGTGGAGACCTGCCGGATCATCAAGGCCAACTCCGGCCAGAACGGCTTCGGCTTCATCCCGGTGATCCTCATGACCGCGCGCGCGGGCAGCGGCAAGGTCGAGGGTTTGGAGCTCGGCGCCGACGACTACCTGGTGAAGCCCATCGAGACGGCGGAGCTCGCGGCGCGGGTGAAGAGCATGCTGCGCCTCAAGGCGCTGCAGGACGAGCTGGCCAACAAGGTGCGCGAGCTGGAGCAGGCGCAGACCACGCTGCAGCGGCAGGCCAACGAGCTCACCATGCTCAGCCGGCTGGATCCGCTCACCCAGCTCTTCAACCGGCGCTACTTCGAGGAGCGCTTCCACGCGGAGTTCTCGCGCAGCAAGCGCTACCGCTCGCCGCTGGCGCTGATGATGATCGACCTCGATCACTTCAAGCAGGTGAACGACACCCGCGGTCACCCGGCCGGCGACAAGGTCCTGAAAGAAATCGCCGCGCGCGTGCGCACCACGTTGCGCGACGTGGATCTGGTGGCGCGCTACGGCGGCGAGGAGATCATCGCCCTCTTGCCGGAGACGGGCCCGGAAGAGGGACGGCGCGCGGGCGAGCGGATCCGCGCGGCGGTGGCCGGCGCGCCGGTGGAGATTGCGGATCAAGAGCCGCTGGGCGTGACCTGCTCGGTCGGGCTCGCGTGGTACCCGGCGCGCCAGCTCGAGGACCACGAGAGCCTGCTCCGCGCCGCGGATGACGCCCTCTATCGCGCGAAGAAGGCCGGCCGAAACCGAGTCGCGTTTCACGAAGAGTAG
- the alaS gene encoding alanine--tRNA ligase produces MSIRTAAEIREGFLRFFESKGHTRVSSSPLVPQNDPTLLFTNAGMNQFKDVFTGREKRDYSRAASSQKCVRAGGKHNDLDNVGHTARHHTFFEMLGNFSFGDYFKKDAVAYAWEFITSPQWLGLPVDKLAVTIFQGEGNIPADTEAEEFWKAQGVRPERIFRLGKKDNFWAMGDTGPCGPCSEIHIFRGTETDRAFIDAHAKKFFVDNAIADSDSWMELWNLVFMQFEVKEKDGPLLPLPKPSIDTGAGLERLSSVVQGVATNYDTDLLKAICSYAGELGGKKYGAGGPADIAMRVIADHSRAAAFLIADGVLPSNEGRGSTLRSIMRRAIRYGSQHLGLTDLFLFKTADKVIELMGAAYPELRDQRSLIVEACKNEETSFRKTLEKGLKMLHEEMAHLSKDARKTILGETVFYLYDTHGFPPDVTGQVARENGFEIDLDGFKAKQAEAKGTSEFKGQGEKISDVYFKVQQRVGDSAFKGYEGPSAKGKLIALIRGGSEVQAAKAGETVELVFDATPFYGESGGQVGDTGRVHGGDAEAIVEDAQKPVHGLVVHSAKIKSGNFEVGKSYELEVDDTRRTQIRANHSATHLLHRALKEILGEHVKQAGSVVAPDLLRFDFSHFAPVTPEELAKIERRVNRMIRENKDATTKELPIEEAKKTGAVSMFGEKYGARVRVVSVHPDSIEFCGGTHVHRSGDIGFFKITSEAGVAAGVRRIIALTGEAAVEYAEELEASVRAAAELLKGNPRELVQKVEATTKRMKELDKEIDGLNKKLAGAKSGDLMDKVREVKGVKILSTRIESGDAKVLRDLADKLRDKIQSGVVALGGEKEGKVLLLVAATPDLVKKGFHAGNLVKELAKDVGGSGGGKPDMAQAGGTDPSKLEAALNRVYDLVTV; encoded by the coding sequence ATGTCCATCCGCACCGCCGCCGAGATCCGCGAAGGCTTCCTGCGCTTCTTCGAGAGCAAGGGCCACACCCGCGTGAGCTCGAGCCCGCTCGTCCCCCAGAACGACCCCACGCTGCTCTTCACCAACGCGGGCATGAACCAGTTCAAGGACGTCTTTACCGGCCGCGAGAAGCGCGACTACTCCCGCGCCGCGAGCTCGCAGAAGTGCGTGCGCGCCGGCGGCAAGCACAACGACCTCGACAACGTGGGCCACACCGCGCGCCACCACACGTTCTTCGAGATGCTCGGCAACTTCTCCTTCGGCGACTACTTCAAGAAGGACGCCGTGGCCTACGCCTGGGAGTTCATCACCTCGCCGCAGTGGCTCGGCCTGCCCGTGGACAAGCTCGCGGTCACCATCTTCCAGGGCGAGGGCAACATCCCCGCCGACACCGAGGCCGAAGAATTCTGGAAGGCGCAGGGCGTGCGGCCCGAGCGCATCTTCCGCCTGGGCAAGAAGGACAACTTCTGGGCCATGGGCGACACCGGCCCCTGCGGCCCGTGCAGCGAGATCCACATCTTCCGCGGCACCGAGACCGATCGCGCCTTCATCGACGCGCACGCCAAGAAGTTCTTCGTCGACAACGCCATCGCCGACTCCGACTCGTGGATGGAGCTCTGGAACCTGGTGTTCATGCAGTTCGAGGTGAAGGAGAAGGACGGCCCGCTGCTGCCCTTGCCCAAGCCGTCGATCGACACCGGCGCCGGACTGGAGCGCCTCTCGAGCGTCGTCCAGGGCGTGGCGACCAACTACGACACGGATCTGCTCAAGGCCATCTGCAGCTACGCGGGCGAGCTGGGCGGCAAGAAGTACGGCGCCGGCGGGCCCGCGGACATCGCCATGCGCGTGATCGCCGATCACTCGCGCGCGGCCGCGTTCCTCATCGCCGACGGCGTGCTGCCCTCGAACGAAGGCCGCGGCTCCACCCTGCGCAGCATCATGCGCCGCGCCATCCGCTACGGTTCGCAGCACCTGGGCTTGACCGATCTGTTTCTCTTCAAGACCGCGGACAAGGTCATCGAGCTGATGGGCGCGGCGTACCCGGAGCTGCGCGACCAGCGCTCGCTGATCGTCGAGGCTTGCAAGAACGAGGAGACGAGCTTCCGCAAGACGCTGGAGAAGGGCCTGAAGATGCTGCACGAGGAGATGGCCCACCTCTCCAAGGACGCGCGCAAGACCATCCTCGGCGAGACCGTCTTCTACCTCTACGACACGCACGGCTTCCCGCCCGACGTCACCGGCCAGGTGGCGCGCGAGAACGGCTTCGAGATCGACCTCGACGGCTTCAAGGCCAAGCAGGCCGAGGCCAAGGGCACCTCCGAATTCAAGGGCCAGGGCGAGAAGATCAGCGACGTGTACTTCAAGGTCCAGCAGCGCGTGGGCGACTCGGCCTTCAAGGGCTACGAGGGCCCGAGCGCGAAGGGCAAGCTCATCGCGCTGATCCGCGGCGGATCCGAAGTGCAGGCCGCGAAGGCCGGCGAGACCGTGGAGCTCGTGTTCGACGCCACCCCGTTCTACGGCGAGAGCGGCGGCCAGGTCGGCGACACCGGCCGCGTGCACGGCGGCGACGCCGAGGCCATCGTCGAGGACGCGCAGAAGCCCGTGCACGGCCTCGTCGTGCACAGCGCGAAGATCAAGAGCGGCAACTTCGAGGTCGGCAAGAGCTACGAGCTCGAGGTCGACGACACGCGCCGCACGCAGATCCGCGCGAACCACTCCGCGACCCACCTCCTGCACCGCGCGCTGAAGGAGATCCTCGGCGAGCACGTGAAGCAGGCCGGCTCGGTGGTCGCGCCGGACTTGCTGCGCTTCGACTTCTCGCACTTCGCGCCCGTCACGCCCGAGGAGCTCGCCAAGATCGAGCGCCGCGTGAACCGCATGATCCGCGAGAACAAGGACGCCACGACCAAAGAGCTGCCCATCGAGGAGGCGAAGAAGACCGGCGCCGTGTCGATGTTCGGCGAGAAGTACGGCGCGCGCGTCCGCGTGGTGAGCGTGCACCCGGACTCGATCGAGTTCTGCGGCGGCACCCACGTGCACCGCTCCGGCGACATCGGCTTCTTCAAGATCACCAGCGAGGCCGGCGTGGCCGCCGGCGTGCGCCGCATCATCGCCCTCACCGGCGAAGCGGCCGTGGAGTACGCCGAGGAGCTCGAGGCCAGCGTCCGCGCGGCCGCCGAGCTCCTCAAGGGCAACCCGCGCGAGCTCGTGCAGAAGGTCGAGGCGACCACCAAGCGCATGAAGGAGCTCGACAAGGAGATCGACGGGCTCAACAAGAAGCTCGCCGGCGCCAAGAGCGGCGACCTGATGGACAAGGTGCGCGAGGTGAAGGGCGTGAAGATCCTCTCCACCCGCATCGAGAGCGGCGACGCCAAGGTGCTCCGCGATCTCGCCGACAAGCTGCGCGACAAGATCCAGAGCGGCGTGGTGGCCCTCGGCGGCGAGAAGGAGGGCAAGGTGCTCCTCCTCGTGGCCGCGACGCCGGACCTCGTGAAGAAGGGCTTCCACGCCGGCAACCTGGTGAAGGAGCTCGCCAAGGACGTGGGCGGCTCCGGCGGCGGCAAGCCCGACATGGCCCAGGCCGGCGGCACGGACCCGAGCAAGCTCGAGGCCGCGCTGAACCGCGTCTACGACCTCGTGACCGTCTAG
- a CDS encoding AAA family ATPase has translation MAPSPVFIRHIELLRERIADPNAYPFSLPALRKLDKLKLDPHITFFIGENGSGKSTLIEAIAVAAGMNPEGGSRNMHFATRESQSSLHTALRLVRGYKRPRTDFFLRAESFYNVATAVDGYLATRSYGGKSLHEQSHGESFMAMANHRLGPNGLYIFDEPEAALSPQRQLALLARIHALVQARSQFIIATHSPILMAYPGALLYSLSERGIEQVEYEQTEHFALTRDFLLDRERYLRRIFER, from the coding sequence TTGGCTCCCTCCCCCGTCTTCATCCGCCACATCGAGCTGCTGCGAGAGCGCATCGCGGATCCGAACGCGTACCCGTTCTCGCTGCCGGCGTTGCGCAAGCTCGACAAGCTCAAGCTCGATCCGCACATCACGTTCTTCATCGGCGAGAACGGCAGCGGGAAGTCGACGCTGATCGAAGCGATCGCCGTCGCGGCGGGTATGAACCCCGAGGGCGGGAGCCGCAACATGCATTTCGCCACGCGCGAGTCGCAGTCTTCGTTGCACACCGCGCTGAGACTGGTGCGCGGGTACAAGCGACCACGGACGGATTTCTTTCTCCGCGCCGAGAGCTTCTACAACGTGGCCACCGCGGTGGACGGCTACCTGGCTACGCGAAGCTACGGTGGGAAATCACTGCACGAGCAGTCACACGGCGAATCGTTCATGGCCATGGCCAACCACCGCCTCGGCCCCAACGGCCTCTACATCTTCGACGAGCCCGAGGCCGCGCTCTCACCCCAGCGCCAACTCGCGCTGCTCGCGCGGATCCACGCGCTGGTTCAAGCGCGCTCGCAGTTCATCATCGCCACCCACTCGCCGATCCTGATGGCCTACCCGGGCGCGCTCCTCTACTCGCTCTCCGAGCGGGGGATCGAGCAGGTGGAGTACGAGCAGACCGAGCACTTCGCGCTCACCCGCGACTTCCTGTTGGATCGCGAGCGCTACCTGCGGCGCATCTTCGAGCGCTAA